One stretch of Myxocyprinus asiaticus isolate MX2 ecotype Aquarium Trade chromosome 23, UBuf_Myxa_2, whole genome shotgun sequence DNA includes these proteins:
- the zgc:110319 gene encoding NFU1 iron-sulfur cluster scaffold homolog, mitochondrial → MAASVRWSLLRFILSQSSAQQLRLQVNKRNQCLSLWAAQNHRIQSQHYEIKPFLVRTLSILTQDTPNPRSLKFIPGKPVLGTGTRDFPTSVSAESSPLARDLFQIEGVKSVFYGPDFITLTKTDNDVEWTDIKRHAIEVITQFFNSGESITTGATHAESSVMEDDDDIVSMIKELLDTRIRPTVQEDGGDIIFKGFEDGTVKLKLVGSCTGCPSSTVTLKNGIQNMLQFYIPEVDKVEQVEDEVDEINTKVFAELEQKLQDS, encoded by the exons ATGGCGGCGTCTGTAAGATGGAGTCTACTGCGCTTCATACTGTCACAGTCATCCGCACAGCAGTTGAG ATTGCAAGTAAATAAGAGAAATCAGTGCCTTTCACTGTGGGCTGCCCAAAACCACAGAATACAGTCTCAACATTATGAAATTAAACCATTCTTAG TGCGAACACTTTCAATTTTAACCCAAGACACACCAAATCCAAGAAGTTTAAAGTTCATTCCTGGTAAACCTGTATTAGGAACAGGGACTCGAGATTTCCCAACATCAGTCTCAGCAGAAAGTTCCCCTTTAGCAAG GGATCTTTTCCAAATCGAAGGTGTAAAAAGTGTCTTTTATGGgccagattttatcacactgactAAG ACGGACAATGATGTTGAATGGACAGACATTAAGCGGCATGCAATTGAGGTCATCACTCAATTCTTTAACAGTGGAGAGTCCATCACAACAGGAGCGACTCATGCTGAGAGTA GTGTCATGGAGGATGACGATGACATAGTTTCGATGATAAAGGAGCTTTTAGACACCCGGATCAG ACCCACAGTACAGGAGGATGGTGGTGATATCATATTCAAAGGCTTTGAGGATGGTACCGTGAAGTTAAAGCTGGTTGGTTCCTGCACAGGCTGTCCAAGCTCCACAGTCACCCTAAAAAATGGCATCCAGAACATGCTGCAATTCTATATACCTGAGGTGGACAAGGTAGAACAG GTGGAGGATGAAGTTGATGAGATCAACACTAAAGTGTTTGCAGAACTGGAGCAGAAATTGCAAGACTCATAG